Proteins encoded within one genomic window of Sphingomonas sp. G-3-2-10:
- a CDS encoding carbohydrate binding domain-containing protein — protein MKHILLAFAAIIAPVAAAPALSQSGGDKMLNEPSINWSVYGPGQTHKARKDPAVQGGGAMRVTIPARPANIWDIGASTTITKPIRKGDKLIFAFWARLVSGGTDGKSLLAANIQQNSAPYTAIVSGQVEIGGEWKLVHVRGIANADYPAGTANAALSLGAAAHTFDLGPAFIMLAD, from the coding sequence ATGAAGCATATCCTGCTCGCCTTCGCGGCGATCATCGCACCCGTCGCGGCCGCGCCCGCCCTCTCGCAAAGCGGCGGCGACAAGATGCTCAACGAGCCCTCGATCAACTGGAGCGTCTATGGCCCCGGCCAGACGCACAAGGCGCGCAAGGACCCCGCCGTGCAGGGCGGCGGTGCGATGCGCGTCACCATCCCCGCCAGGCCGGCGAATATCTGGGACATCGGCGCGTCGACCACCATCACCAAACCGATCCGCAAGGGCGACAAGCTGATCTTCGCCTTCTGGGCGCGACTCGTCTCGGGGGGCACCGACGGCAAGAGCCTGCTCGCGGCAAACATCCAGCAGAACAGCGCGCCCTATACGGCGATCGTCAGCGGACAGGTGGAGATCGGCGGCGAATGGAAGCTGGTCCATGTGCGCGGGATCGCCAACGCGGATTACCCGGCGGGCACCGCCAACGCCGCGCTTTCGCTGGGCGCCGCCGCGCACACATT